The Macaca fascicularis isolate 582-1 chromosome 1, T2T-MFA8v1.1 genome includes a window with the following:
- the SLAMF1 gene encoding signaling lymphocytic activation molecule isoform X3 gives MDPKGLLSLTFVLFLSLAFGASYGTGGHMMNCPKILRQLGSKVLLPLTHERINKSMNKSIHIVVTMAKSLENSVENKIVSLDPSEAGPPRYLGDRYKFYLENLTLGIRESRKEDEGWYLMTLEKNVSVQRFCLQLRLYEQVSTPEIKVLNKTQENGTCTLILGCTVEKGDHVAYSWSEKAGTHPLHPANSSHLLSLTLGPQHADNIYICTVSNAISNNSQTFSPWPRCRTDHSASSEET, from the exons ATGGATCCCAAGGGGCTCCTCTCCTTGACCTTTGTGTTATTTCTCTCCCTGGCTTTTGGGGCAAGCTATGGAACAG GTGGGCACATGATGAACTGCCCAAAGATTCTCCGGCAGTTGGGAAGCAAAGTGCTGCTGCCCCTGACACATGAAAGGATAAATAAGAGCATGAACAAAAGCATCCACATTGTCGTCACAATGGCAAAATCACTGGAGAACAGTGTCGAGAACAAAATAGTGTCTCTTGATCCATCCGAAGCAGGCCCTCCACGTTACCTAGGAGATCGCTACAAGTTTTATCTGGAGAATCTCACCCTGGGGATCcgggaaagcaggaaggaagatgAGGGATGGTACCTTATGACCCTGGAGAAAAATGTTTCAGTTCAGCGCTTTTGCCTGCAGTTGAGGCTTTATG AGCAGGTCTCCACTCCAGAAATTAAAGTGTTAAACAAGACCCAGGAGAACGGGACCTGCACCTTGATACTGGGCTGCACAGTGGAGAAGGGGGACCATGTGGCTTACAGCTGGAGTGAAAAGGCAGGCACccacccactgcacccagccaacagcTCCCACCTCCTGTCCCTCACCCTCGGCCCCCAGCATGCTGACAATATCTATATCTGCACTGTGAGCAACGCCATCAGCAACAATTCCCAGACCTTCAGCCCGTGGCCCAGATGCAGGACAGACCACTCAG